A window of Sebastes umbrosus isolate fSebUmb1 chromosome 3, fSebUmb1.pri, whole genome shotgun sequence contains these coding sequences:
- the ddt gene encoding D-dopachrome decarboxylase isoform X2 yields MPFIDVQSNLPASSFSEDFLKKLSSCAAAALGKPEDRMNVVVKPGLPMLMAGSCSSCVMLSVSAIGVTDTADKNKEHSAKIFEFLTRELSLTEDSPV; encoded by the exons ATGCCTTTCATCGATGTTCAGAGTAATCTACCGGCCAGCTCCTTCTCTGAGGACTTCCTGAAGAAGCTGAGCTcctgcgctgctgctgctctgggaAAACCAGAGGAT aggatgaatgTGGTGGTGAAGCCCGGGTTGCCGATGCTGATGGCGGGCTCTTGCTCTTCGTGTGTGATGCTGTCAGTGTCTGCTATCGGTGTGACTGACACTGCGGACAAGAACAAGGAGCACAGTGCCAAGATCTTTGAGTTCCTGACCAGAGAACTGAGTCTGACTGAAGACAG TCCTGTCTGA
- the ddt gene encoding D-dopachrome decarboxylase isoform X1, translating to MPFIDVQSNLPASSFSEDFLKKLSSCAAAALGKPEDRMNVVVKPGLPMLMAGSCSSCVMLSVSAIGVTDTADKNKEHSAKIFEFLTRELSLTEDRIVIQFHAVQPHQVGKKGTVMSFL from the exons ATGCCTTTCATCGATGTTCAGAGTAATCTACCGGCCAGCTCCTTCTCTGAGGACTTCCTGAAGAAGCTGAGCTcctgcgctgctgctgctctgggaAAACCAGAGGAT aggatgaatgTGGTGGTGAAGCCCGGGTTGCCGATGCTGATGGCGGGCTCTTGCTCTTCGTGTGTGATGCTGTCAGTGTCTGCTATCGGTGTGACTGACACTGCGGACAAGAACAAGGAGCACAGTGCCAAGATCTTTGAGTTCCTGACCAGAGAACTGAGTCTGACTGAAGACAG GATTGTTATTCAGTTCCACGCGGTGCAGCCTCACCAGGTCGGGAAGAAGGGAACCGTCATGAGCTTCTTGTGA
- the LOC119484965 gene encoding E3 ubiquitin/ISG15 ligase TRIM25-like, producing the protein MAEMDEGHFSLLSLEDELTCSICLSPFSCPVTIPCGHNFCQDCLLATWKDSYSCPQCRTHFATKPELKKNTVLSTVVETFNLRTNQSEPGPMVEESRAEKEDVIHCDTCMEAEASQTCLTCMASFCEEHLRPHRDNPTFRLHQLSEPVGDLSKRICPDHHKLMELFCSQHGRPICSLCLQLVHKGCSFITPEEQRNLKEFDLREKLALLDGKIEKTETVMFQMNDTQSKLKDAVTNTKTALAAVFQQMRDMLAQEERKAQYEVDLELEIGQTKLQDLMKRLTENTERMTKAREDINNLLSQSQTLAFLQVSLDLPRAIKFDPHTPRINLDSKKVTATQAFSAALKEHLTEILKQPVEARLPILKPELNTGIVASDEKAAPVCSGSTGSTGSQPESEVPKPPEEKIQPRSHSPARPPIQTYFQTVSVPFHSSMGPPDGWTPPQYAQGQPPGSYRWPAFTPGQKTRDKLIQLPKGQSSGRPCQGKTERTETTGKKKKIVCKPVHKAVPNNVGEACNSTVMGTKWAHDC; encoded by the exons ATGGCGGAAATGGACGAGGGTCATTTTTCTCTGTTGAGTCTGGAGGATGAGCTGACTTGCAGCATTTGTCTGAGTCCCTTTAGCTGTCCGGTGACCATCCCCTGCGGACACAACTTCTGCCAGGACTGCCTCCTCGCCACCTGGAAGGACTCCTACAGCTGTCCTCAGTGTCGGACCCACTTCGCCACCAAACCAGAGCTGAAGAAAAACACGGTCCTCAGCACCGTCGTGGAGACCTTCAACCTGAGGACGAACCAAAGCGAGCCCGGCCCGATGGTAGAGGAGAGCAGAGCGGAGAAAGAGGACGTCATACATTGTGATACGTGTATGGAAGCAGAAGCGTCCCAGACCTGCCTCACCTGCATGGCCTCTTTCTGTGAGGAGCACCTGCGGCCTCACCGGGACAACCCCACATTTCGTCTCCATCAGCTGAGTGAGCCTGTCGGCGACCTGTCGAAGCGGATCTGCCCGGACCACCACAAGCTGATGGAGCTCTTCTGCAGCCAACATGGCCGCCCAATCTGCAGCCTCTGCCTCCAGCTAGTCCACAAAGGATGCTCCTTCATCACCCCCGAGGAGCAGAGGAACCtgaaagag TTTGACCTCAGAGAGAAGTTGGCTTTGCTGGACGGGAAGATTGAGAAGACCGAGACTGTAATGTTTCAAATGAATGACACACAGAGCAAACTGAAG GACGCAGTAACCAACACGAAGACAGCATTGGCAGCTGTGTTTCAGCAGATGCGGGATATGTTGGCCCAAGAAGAACGCAAGGCTCAATATGAGGTGGACCTCGAGCTGGAGATTGGCCAGACGAAACTTCAGGACCTCATGAAGAGGTTAACTGAGAATACTGAGAGGATGACAAAAGCCAGAGAAGACATCAATAATCTGCTGAGTCAGTCCCAAACCCTGGCCTTTCTACAG GTTTCACTTGACTTGCCTCGGGCTATAAAGTTTGACCCTCACACGCCTCGAATCAACCTGGACTCCAAGAAGGTGACAGCAACACAGGCCTTTTCTGCTGCCCTGAAGGAGCACCTGACAGAGATCCTTAAACAGCCCGTTGAGGCCAGACTACCGATACTTAAACCAG AACTCAACACTGGCATTGTTGCATCTG ATGAAAAAGCAGCTCCTGTCTGTTCTGGAAGTACTGGAAGTACTGGATCTCAGCCAGAATCTG AAGTACCAAAGCCTCCAGAGGAGAAAATACAGCCCAGGTCCCACAGTCCAGCTCGTCCACCCATCCAGACGTACTTCCAGACAGTTTCTGTACCTTTTCATTCTTCTATGGGACCACCAGACGGCTGGACTCCCCCCCAGTATGCACAGGGCCAGCCACCAGGCTCTTATAGGTGGCCTGCATTTACGCCAGGACAAAAGACAA GGGATAAATTGATTCAACTACCGAAAGGCCAATCAAGCGGCCGACCATGTCAAGGGAAAACTGAGAGAACGGAAACAAcaggaaaaaagaagaaaatcgtCTGCAAGCCGGTTCATAAAGCGGTCCCGAACAACGTTGGAGAAGCGTGCAACAGTACAGTAATGGGTACAAAATGGGCCCATGACTGCTAA